In Sphaeramia orbicularis chromosome 15, fSphaOr1.1, whole genome shotgun sequence, a single genomic region encodes these proteins:
- the LOC115434304 gene encoding serine/arginine repetitive matrix protein 1 isoform X4 yields the protein MKENEGEDKRKQEEDERRRKKEEEEEEQCKEAERKKKEEVAAALAAAQHKWTPFGFKMRAPDSQDEISKDRFEGTVLKAIGKHPQKEMKKEPHNKTEESGGEGGALNGQTALQQQVKIKEEKEDEWKPAAGEEQKEMKIKKEEEDEVVMKAQLTSDLGRLVMTIDGQQKQLPFGPEDLMTTATMLDGDKVRFNIATNQNTKVERATYVEILPDSFEESTEQRRHGIVIEFLSDSGLIKCSQNPQLYFHMSEVIERKKLELNEKVEFSVVPHETAEGGNQAIRIKRYTESVFLPTRKLGGVGANKGKMTIKLTKPEVTEKDKPDTDKLKAVVKSLRAQDSRSRREYSATRRRYSSRSRSRSRSRGRTRSSSRSPHRDQFGRVTKRKRSPSVDRDRKGSRSRRSRSHSREKRSRRTRSRSLSRSRTRSRSQSRERSKDRSGKRRSKSSREREDSHRRRKEFSPPPSRRPGLMDDELARKKRELEELNEMIAYKKSLVDPRGMDPGQRTCIDYDHGRIAIPLTEYQPVRSILKKRPEGPEYHHRPPQPYDDPYYDRPYQDHRYSDPYAKRYSDPYTSHPYPDRSYSERPFSDRPYESHVYSEGPYGAPPATSHSYTDRYDVYDEPYDDRYSDPLYADRRYTHPYPPSKRSQSPEPRRSSPDSQSTPVPGSSTQNLSARPSAGPPFRPPSPADSPPRSPSPKPKNTTPPPVEKPPLDRFLDMLNKKKTDTGKVSEPIVHDDLLPHERALQDGRGFSRIVGLTQEQASTNLPHEMELKPRSPKSSSAERITKELSNTEEPYDKIQSLLRTIGLKLSTGDMSKLSSRTQEAIYSPKSTSAERDIQREEQRTPRTGSVESDRTHSPSPARSSSLEPRHKVVNEYEGFLDQQELEVLQKAQQLQNLTRTMGGTSTTAPAPKPPPGSPPTQYKHLPPSLSWSLDAPPSSQSSSSLTQTPTTPAEPAPKLTRPPPGPPPGPPPRRASLQTPPGPPPGPPPRRPPGQPPFIPTSGHIFPFIGQSSTAPPTASSGSSQLPPTAATAPSSTPATSTSSSNEEAAISTTVARCLKVIETVKSLAVQPPTKPVKSVQFSLPSTSTPQASTETEDETKTLQTEKTDLFNQRVMEKRELEYQRKKQEKNKDGAEISPGSGGGGTQHDQR from the exons atgaaggagaatGAGGGGGAGGAcaagaggaaacaagaggaggatgagagaaggaggaagaaggaggaggaagaggaggagcagtgcAAAGAGgcagagaggaagaagaaggaggaggtagcaGCAGCGCTTGCCGCCGCCCAACATAAG TGGACGCCGTTCGGTTTCAAGATGAGAGCCCCCGACTCCCAGGACGAGATCAGCAAAGACCGATTTGAGGGAACCGTCCTCAAAGCTATCGGCAAACATCCACAGAAAGAGATGAAGAAGGAACCACACAACAAAACCGAGGAgtcaggaggagaaggaggagctctgaACGGACAGACGGCCCTCCAACAG CAGGTGAAGAttaaagaggagaaagaggacgAGTGGAAACCTGCGGCAGGTGAAGAGCAGAAAGAGATGAAGatcaagaaggaggaggaggatgaggttGTGATGAAGGctcagctgacctctgacctgggcCGTCTGGTCATGACCATCGATGGACAACAGAAACAGCTGCCGTTCGGTCCCGAAGACCTTATGACCACTGCCACCATGTTGGACGGAGACAAG GTTCGCTTTAACATCGCCACAAACCAAAACACTAAGGTGGAACGGGCAACATACGTGGAGATTCTGCCCGATTCGTTCGAAGAATCAACTGAACAGCGTCGACAT GGCATCGTCATCGAGTTCTTGTCCGACTCGGGCCTCATCAAATGCAGTCAGAACCCTCAGCTCTACTTCCACATGTCGGAGGTGATTGAGAGGAAGAAACTGGAGCTCAACGAGAAAGTGGAGTTCAGCGTTGTCCCA CATGAGACAGCGGAGGGCGGGAACCAGGCGATCCGGATCAAGCGCTACACTGAGAGCGTCTTCCTTCCAACCAGGAAACTGGGCGGAGTTGGAGCCAACAAAGGAAAG ATGACCATCAAGCTGACAAAACCAGAAGTAACAGA GAAGGACAAACCAGACACCGACAAGCTGAAAGCCGTGGTGAAGAGCCTGAGAGCGCAGGACAGCCGGAGCAGAAGGGAATACAGCGCCACCCGGCGGCGCTACAGCAGCAGGAGCAGGAGTCGCAGCAGGAGCAGAGGAAGGACTCGGAGCAGTAGCAGGAGTCCACACAGAGACCAGTTTGGACGAGTAACCAAACGGAAACGCAGCCCTAGCGTCGACCGCGATCGTAAAGGCAGCAGAAGCCGCCGAAGCAGAAGCCATAGCCGAGAGAAGCGGAGCAGACGGACCAGGAGCCGAAGCTTGAGTCGAAGCAGGACTCGCAGCAGGAGTCAGAGCCGAGAAAGGAGCAAGGATCGATCTGGCAAGAGGAGGAGCAAAAGCAGCAGGGAGCGGGAAGACAGTCACCGGAGGAGGAAGGAGTTCAGCCCTCCTCCCTCCAGAAGACCTGGACTCATGGACGATGAGCTGGCGAGGAAGAAGCGTGAGTTGGAGGAGCTCAACGAAATGATTGCCTACAAGAAGTCTCTGGTAGACCCCCGAGGCATGGACCCAGGCCAGAGGACCTGCATTGACTACGACCATGGGAGGATTGCCATCCCACTAACAGAGTATCAACCTGTGCGGTCCATCCTGAAGAAACGGCCAGAAGGTCCCGAGTATCACCACCGACCTCCTCAACCCTATGATGATCCGTATTATGACCGTCCTTACCAAGACCACCGGTACAGTGACCCATACGCTAAACGGTACAGCGATCCCTATACCAGCCATCCCTACCCTGACAGGTCTTACAGTGAGCGACCCTTCAGTGACCGGCCTTATGAGAGTCATGTTTATTCTGAAGGTCCTTATGGTGCCCCTCCTGCTACCAGTCACAGCTACACCGATCGCTATGACGTGTATGATGAACCTTATGATGATCGTTACTCTGACCCACTCTATGCAGACAGACGATACACCCATCCATATCCTCCTTCCAAACGGAGCCAGTCTCCAGAACCCCGCAGATCTTCACCAGATTCCCAGTCCACCCCAGTTCCTGGTTCCTCCACCCAGAACCTCAGCGCACGTCCTTCTGCTGGACCTCCTTTCAGACCCCCATCCCCGGCAGATTCTCCTCCTCGAAGTCCATCCCCCAAACCTAAAAATACAACACCACCTCCAGTTGAGAAACCGCCCCTGGATCGTTTCCTTGACATGTTAAATAAAAAGAAGACAGACACTGGGAAAGTATCGGAACCCATCGTTCATGATGACCTCTTACCTCATGAACGAGCCCTCCAAGATGGCAGGGGTTTCTCCAGGATTGTAGGTTTGACTCAAGAACAAGCAAGCACGAATTTACCTCACGAAATGGAACTGAAACCACGTAGCCCTAAATCCTCCTCAGCTGAAAGAATAACCAAGGAACTGAGCAACACCGAGGAACCTTACGACAAGATCCAGAGTCTGCTCCGAACCATCGGCCTCAAACTCAGCACAGGAGACATGTCCAAACTGTCCAGTCGAACCCAGGAGGCGATCTACAGCCCCAAGTCCACCTCTGCAGAAAGAGACATTCAGAGAGAAGAACAAAGAACCCCTAGAACTGGTTCTGTTGAATCGGATCGTACCCATTCCCCATCTCCTGCCAGGTCCTCCAGTTTGGAGCCAAGGCATAAGGTGGTCAACGAGTATGAAGGATTCCTGGATCAGCAGGAGTTGGAGGTGCTGCAGAAGGCACAACAATTGCAGAATCTCACCAGGACGATGGGTGGTACTTCCACCACTGCTCCAGCACCCAAACCTCCTCCTGGATCGCCACCCACCCAGTACAAACACCTACCTCCATCACTGAGCTGGTCCCTGGATGCACCCCCCTCCTCACAGAGCTCCTCATCTCTGACTCAAACACCAACTACACCTGCTGAACCAGCTCCGAAACTCACCAGGCCTCCTCCAGGACCTCCTCCTGGGCCTCCACCACGCCGCGCTTCTCTGCAGACTCCTCCAGGACCTCCGCCTGGTCCTCCCCCCCGGCGTCCTCCTGGACAGCCTCCATTCATTCCCACCTCCGGTCATATCTTTCCATTCATTGGTCAGTCCTCAACAGCTCCTCCCACCGCTTCCTCTGGTAGTTCACAACTTCCACCCACAGCTGCAACTGCTCCATCATCAACACCAGCAACATCAACTTCCTCAAGCAATGAAGAGGCAGCCATTTCTACAACGGTGGCCAGATGTCTGAAGGTGATTGAGACAGTGAAATCTCTGGCAGTGCAACCTCCTACCAAACCGGTTAAatctgtccagttcagtttaccctccacctccacacctCAAGCCTCAACAGAGACGGAAGACGAAACCAAGACCCTCCAGACAGAAAAG ACGGATTTGTTTAACCAGAGGGTGATGGAGAAGAGAGAGCTTGAATATCAACGCAAAAAACAAGAGAAGAACAAAGATGGTGCAGAGATCAGTCCAG GTTCAGGTGGAGGCGGAACTCAGCACGACCAGAGATGA
- the LOC115434304 gene encoding serine/arginine repetitive matrix protein 1 isoform X1, whose product MKENEGEDKRKQEEDERRRKKEEEEEEQCKEAERKKKEEVAAALAAAQHKWTPFGFKMRAPDSQDEISKDRFEGTVLKAIGKHPQKEMKKEPHNKTEESGGEGGALNGQTALQQQVKIKEEKEDEWKPAAGEEQKEMKIKKEEEDEVVMKAQLTSDLGRLVMTIDGQQKQLPFGPEDLMTTATMLDGDKVRFNIATNQNTKVERATYVEILPDSFEESTEQRRHGIVIEFLSDSGLIKCSQNPQLYFHMSEVIERKKLELNEKVEFSVVPHETAEGGNQAIRIKRYTESVFLPTRKLGGVGANKGKMTIKLTKPEVTEKDKPDTDKLKAVVKSLRAQDSRSRREYSATRRRYSSRSRSRSRSRGRTRSSSRSPHRDQFGRVTKRKRSPSVDRDRKGSRSRRSRSHSREKRSRRTRSRSLSRSRTRSRSQSRERSKDRSGKRRSKSSREREDSHRRRKEFSPPPSRRPGLMDDELARKKRELEELNEMIAYKKSLVDPRGMDPGQRTCIDYDHGRIAIPLTEYQPVRSILKKRPEGPEYHHRPPQPYDDPYYDRPYQDHRYSDPYAKRYSDPYTSHPYPDRSYSERPFSDRPYESHVYSEGPYGAPPATSHSYTDRYDVYDEPYDDRYSDPLYADRRYTHPYPPSKRSQSPEPRRSSPDSQSTPVPGSSTQNLSARPSAGPPFRPPSPADSPPRSPSPKPKNTTPPPVEKPPLDRFLDMLNKKKTDTGKVSEPIVHDDLLPHERALQDGRGFSRIVGLTQEQASTNLPHEMELKPRSPKSSSAERITKELSNTEEPYDKIQSLLRTIGLKLSTGDMSKLSSRTQEAIYSPKSTSAERDIQREEQRTPRTGSVESDRTHSPSPARSSSLEPRHKVVNEYEGFLDQQELEVLQKAQQLQNLTRTMGGTSTTAPAPKPPPGSPPTQYKHLPPSLSWSLDAPPSSQSSSSLTQTPTTPAEPAPKLTRPPPGPPPGPPPRRASLQTPPGPPPGPPPRRPPGQPPFIPTSGHIFPFIGQSSTAPPTASSGSSQLPPTAATAPSSTPATSTSSSNEEAAISTTVARCLKVIETVKSLAVQPPTKPVKSVQFSLPSTSTPQASTETEDETKTLQTEKTDLFNQRVMEKRELEYQRKKQEKNKDGAEISPGKPIGSEQKNVWICGHSLVYWAESRSKSAEVGVHLDLDPRKMALWWKGVQGMTWPQLLPQLHQLKVTWPNPDILIMHLGGNDLSTDSPTDLLASVRRDLTSMRTIFPRCMLVWSYILPRRVWRHSPDSYEVDLVRTTVNRRIHSIVSELGGASLTHDNIRCGTNTGLYRADGIHLSPKGIDMFNLNLRDFLEKWEAEVNKSE is encoded by the exons atgaaggagaatGAGGGGGAGGAcaagaggaaacaagaggaggatgagagaaggaggaagaaggaggaggaagaggaggagcagtgcAAAGAGgcagagaggaagaagaaggaggaggtagcaGCAGCGCTTGCCGCCGCCCAACATAAG TGGACGCCGTTCGGTTTCAAGATGAGAGCCCCCGACTCCCAGGACGAGATCAGCAAAGACCGATTTGAGGGAACCGTCCTCAAAGCTATCGGCAAACATCCACAGAAAGAGATGAAGAAGGAACCACACAACAAAACCGAGGAgtcaggaggagaaggaggagctctgaACGGACAGACGGCCCTCCAACAG CAGGTGAAGAttaaagaggagaaagaggacgAGTGGAAACCTGCGGCAGGTGAAGAGCAGAAAGAGATGAAGatcaagaaggaggaggaggatgaggttGTGATGAAGGctcagctgacctctgacctgggcCGTCTGGTCATGACCATCGATGGACAACAGAAACAGCTGCCGTTCGGTCCCGAAGACCTTATGACCACTGCCACCATGTTGGACGGAGACAAG GTTCGCTTTAACATCGCCACAAACCAAAACACTAAGGTGGAACGGGCAACATACGTGGAGATTCTGCCCGATTCGTTCGAAGAATCAACTGAACAGCGTCGACAT GGCATCGTCATCGAGTTCTTGTCCGACTCGGGCCTCATCAAATGCAGTCAGAACCCTCAGCTCTACTTCCACATGTCGGAGGTGATTGAGAGGAAGAAACTGGAGCTCAACGAGAAAGTGGAGTTCAGCGTTGTCCCA CATGAGACAGCGGAGGGCGGGAACCAGGCGATCCGGATCAAGCGCTACACTGAGAGCGTCTTCCTTCCAACCAGGAAACTGGGCGGAGTTGGAGCCAACAAAGGAAAG ATGACCATCAAGCTGACAAAACCAGAAGTAACAGA GAAGGACAAACCAGACACCGACAAGCTGAAAGCCGTGGTGAAGAGCCTGAGAGCGCAGGACAGCCGGAGCAGAAGGGAATACAGCGCCACCCGGCGGCGCTACAGCAGCAGGAGCAGGAGTCGCAGCAGGAGCAGAGGAAGGACTCGGAGCAGTAGCAGGAGTCCACACAGAGACCAGTTTGGACGAGTAACCAAACGGAAACGCAGCCCTAGCGTCGACCGCGATCGTAAAGGCAGCAGAAGCCGCCGAAGCAGAAGCCATAGCCGAGAGAAGCGGAGCAGACGGACCAGGAGCCGAAGCTTGAGTCGAAGCAGGACTCGCAGCAGGAGTCAGAGCCGAGAAAGGAGCAAGGATCGATCTGGCAAGAGGAGGAGCAAAAGCAGCAGGGAGCGGGAAGACAGTCACCGGAGGAGGAAGGAGTTCAGCCCTCCTCCCTCCAGAAGACCTGGACTCATGGACGATGAGCTGGCGAGGAAGAAGCGTGAGTTGGAGGAGCTCAACGAAATGATTGCCTACAAGAAGTCTCTGGTAGACCCCCGAGGCATGGACCCAGGCCAGAGGACCTGCATTGACTACGACCATGGGAGGATTGCCATCCCACTAACAGAGTATCAACCTGTGCGGTCCATCCTGAAGAAACGGCCAGAAGGTCCCGAGTATCACCACCGACCTCCTCAACCCTATGATGATCCGTATTATGACCGTCCTTACCAAGACCACCGGTACAGTGACCCATACGCTAAACGGTACAGCGATCCCTATACCAGCCATCCCTACCCTGACAGGTCTTACAGTGAGCGACCCTTCAGTGACCGGCCTTATGAGAGTCATGTTTATTCTGAAGGTCCTTATGGTGCCCCTCCTGCTACCAGTCACAGCTACACCGATCGCTATGACGTGTATGATGAACCTTATGATGATCGTTACTCTGACCCACTCTATGCAGACAGACGATACACCCATCCATATCCTCCTTCCAAACGGAGCCAGTCTCCAGAACCCCGCAGATCTTCACCAGATTCCCAGTCCACCCCAGTTCCTGGTTCCTCCACCCAGAACCTCAGCGCACGTCCTTCTGCTGGACCTCCTTTCAGACCCCCATCCCCGGCAGATTCTCCTCCTCGAAGTCCATCCCCCAAACCTAAAAATACAACACCACCTCCAGTTGAGAAACCGCCCCTGGATCGTTTCCTTGACATGTTAAATAAAAAGAAGACAGACACTGGGAAAGTATCGGAACCCATCGTTCATGATGACCTCTTACCTCATGAACGAGCCCTCCAAGATGGCAGGGGTTTCTCCAGGATTGTAGGTTTGACTCAAGAACAAGCAAGCACGAATTTACCTCACGAAATGGAACTGAAACCACGTAGCCCTAAATCCTCCTCAGCTGAAAGAATAACCAAGGAACTGAGCAACACCGAGGAACCTTACGACAAGATCCAGAGTCTGCTCCGAACCATCGGCCTCAAACTCAGCACAGGAGACATGTCCAAACTGTCCAGTCGAACCCAGGAGGCGATCTACAGCCCCAAGTCCACCTCTGCAGAAAGAGACATTCAGAGAGAAGAACAAAGAACCCCTAGAACTGGTTCTGTTGAATCGGATCGTACCCATTCCCCATCTCCTGCCAGGTCCTCCAGTTTGGAGCCAAGGCATAAGGTGGTCAACGAGTATGAAGGATTCCTGGATCAGCAGGAGTTGGAGGTGCTGCAGAAGGCACAACAATTGCAGAATCTCACCAGGACGATGGGTGGTACTTCCACCACTGCTCCAGCACCCAAACCTCCTCCTGGATCGCCACCCACCCAGTACAAACACCTACCTCCATCACTGAGCTGGTCCCTGGATGCACCCCCCTCCTCACAGAGCTCCTCATCTCTGACTCAAACACCAACTACACCTGCTGAACCAGCTCCGAAACTCACCAGGCCTCCTCCAGGACCTCCTCCTGGGCCTCCACCACGCCGCGCTTCTCTGCAGACTCCTCCAGGACCTCCGCCTGGTCCTCCCCCCCGGCGTCCTCCTGGACAGCCTCCATTCATTCCCACCTCCGGTCATATCTTTCCATTCATTGGTCAGTCCTCAACAGCTCCTCCCACCGCTTCCTCTGGTAGTTCACAACTTCCACCCACAGCTGCAACTGCTCCATCATCAACACCAGCAACATCAACTTCCTCAAGCAATGAAGAGGCAGCCATTTCTACAACGGTGGCCAGATGTCTGAAGGTGATTGAGACAGTGAAATCTCTGGCAGTGCAACCTCCTACCAAACCGGTTAAatctgtccagttcagtttaccctccacctccacacctCAAGCCTCAACAGAGACGGAAGACGAAACCAAGACCCTCCAGACAGAAAAG ACGGATTTGTTTAACCAGAGGGTGATGGAGAAGAGAGAGCTTGAATATCAACGCAAAAAACAAGAGAAGAACAAAGATGGTGCAGAGATCAGTCCAG GTAAGCCCATTGGCAGCGAGCAGAAGAATGTCTGGATCTGCGGCCACTCACTGGTTTACTGGGCGGAGTCTCGGTCCAAGTCTGCAGAGGTAGGTGTTCACCTGGACCTGGATCCGCGCAAGATGGCACTTTGGTGGAAGGGTGTCCAGGGCATGACGTGGCCCCAGCTGCTGCCTCAGCTCCACCAGCTGAAGGTCACCTGGCCCAACCCCGACATCCTCATCATGCACCTGGGGGGCAACGACCTGAGCACCGACAGCCCCACCGACCTGCTGGCGTCCGTCAGGAGGGACCTGACGTCCATGAGGACCATCTTCCCCCGCTGCATGCTCGTCTGGTCCTATATTCTGCCCCGCAGGGTGTGGCGCCACTCACCCGACAGTTACGAGGTAGACCTAGTCCGGACCACGGTGAACCGCCGCATCCACAGCATTGTGTCGGAGCTGGGCGGGGCCTCTCTGACCCACGACAACATCCGCTGTGGAACCAACACAGGCCTGTATCGGGCCGACGGCATCCACCTGTCACCCAAAGGCATCGACATGTTCAACCTCAACTTGCGGGATTTCCTGGAGAAGTGGGAAGCGGAGGTGAACAAAAGCGAGTGA